One genomic segment of Salinigranum rubrum includes these proteins:
- a CDS encoding PAS domain S-box protein, giving the protein MSRIQNCRDAEEIRVLHLDDNPDYLSLTAEFLQRAGPFDVVPETDTEAALGRVRDGEVDCVVSDFDMPGTDGLGLLSEVRAIDPAVPFILFTGKGNEEIAAEAISAGVTDYVQKRGGREQYDVLANRVENAVERAQASARSQDTVDRLHETFDRITDSFLSIDNDWRITYVNDRGASFLGAPVEDLLGRDLRSLPANDAARFHEEYRNALRTQEPVSFEAESLTNPGRWLDIRAYPAEDGLSIYWRDVTTLRRREQVLADLYTGARDLLSCDTVEEIATRAVELTETVLGFDEAALYALADEENASVRTVSAPSAAGARAETDAALRALFERAEAASDPVVVEDEHTDAPAVDVDPGVYVAVGEGRLLAVREATAGFDDFDIYCLQLLATTVETAVSRTRRERELEANRNVVRALHGSVMEFQTCERVDEVLDVAVRCACDVIAFDRCLFAQHRDGRLERVAQSDDFPSAKSALSTGVGVAGRAYRTGESIVVDDTRRHDDVHQPCPFPSLLTVPLGDWGVFQAVAEKPNAFDGSDQELAELLAMHVRVSLSRVRSDERLRRERDLLAAFFESSGEPVVRVRFEGSRACIDRVNPAFERVFGLDEATIRGDALDDHIVPPDEHDVATQFNERSSVGEPVEAEVRRLTAEGPREFLFRSVPFRGDDDVPMAYGIYVDITSRKRRERDLERYRTVVESTGDPVYTLDAAGYITYVNEAFESMTGYDTEALLGEHMGLLVPEADVERSEALIRDLLRDDERTNDTVELDLVRADGTRVRCENHIALLPFDEEFQGTAGPSATSRSGRRENAN; this is encoded by the coding sequence GTGAGCCGTATCCAGAACTGTCGAGACGCCGAAGAGATTCGCGTGCTTCACCTCGACGACAACCCCGACTACCTCTCGCTGACTGCGGAGTTTCTTCAGCGGGCGGGACCGTTCGACGTCGTCCCGGAGACGGACACGGAAGCGGCGCTCGGTCGGGTGCGGGACGGCGAGGTGGACTGTGTCGTCTCGGACTTCGACATGCCCGGGACCGACGGACTCGGCCTCCTCTCGGAGGTACGCGCTATCGATCCGGCGGTGCCGTTCATCCTGTTCACGGGCAAGGGGAACGAGGAGATCGCCGCCGAGGCCATCTCCGCGGGGGTCACCGACTACGTCCAGAAGCGCGGCGGGCGCGAGCAGTACGACGTGCTCGCGAACCGCGTCGAGAACGCCGTCGAACGGGCGCAGGCTTCCGCACGGAGTCAGGATACGGTCGACCGCCTCCACGAGACGTTCGATCGCATCACTGACTCGTTCCTCTCCATCGACAACGACTGGCGCATCACGTACGTCAACGATCGCGGGGCGTCGTTCCTCGGTGCGCCCGTCGAGGACCTGCTCGGCCGCGACCTCCGCTCGCTCCCGGCGAACGACGCCGCACGCTTCCACGAGGAGTACCGGAACGCGTTACGCACCCAGGAACCGGTGTCGTTCGAGGCGGAGTCGCTCACGAACCCGGGCCGGTGGCTCGACATCCGCGCGTACCCCGCCGAGGACGGACTCTCCATCTACTGGCGGGACGTGACGACGCTCCGCCGCCGTGAGCAGGTCCTCGCGGACCTCTACACCGGAGCGCGAGACCTCCTCTCGTGTGACACCGTCGAGGAGATCGCGACCCGTGCGGTGGAACTGACCGAGACGGTGCTGGGGTTCGACGAGGCGGCGCTGTACGCGCTCGCCGACGAGGAGAACGCGAGCGTCCGCACGGTCTCTGCGCCTTCAGCCGCGGGGGCGCGAGCCGAGACCGACGCGGCCCTGCGTGCACTGTTCGAGCGGGCCGAGGCGGCGTCGGACCCCGTCGTCGTCGAGGACGAACACACGGACGCGCCGGCAGTCGATGTCGATCCCGGGGTCTACGTCGCGGTCGGCGAGGGGCGACTGCTCGCGGTACGGGAGGCCACGGCCGGCTTCGACGACTTCGACATCTACTGCCTCCAGTTGCTGGCGACGACGGTCGAGACGGCCGTCTCCCGGACGCGGCGCGAACGCGAACTGGAGGCGAACCGCAACGTCGTCCGTGCCCTCCACGGCTCGGTGATGGAGTTTCAGACCTGCGAGCGCGTCGACGAGGTCCTCGACGTCGCCGTTCGCTGTGCGTGCGACGTTATCGCCTTCGACCGGTGTCTCTTCGCACAGCACCGGGACGGCCGACTCGAACGGGTCGCGCAGTCAGACGATTTCCCGAGCGCCAAGAGCGCCCTGTCGACCGGCGTCGGCGTCGCGGGCCGGGCGTACCGCACCGGGGAGTCCATCGTCGTCGACGACACCCGACGGCACGATGACGTCCACCAGCCCTGTCCGTTCCCGTCGTTGCTCACCGTCCCGCTCGGCGATTGGGGCGTCTTCCAGGCGGTCGCCGAGAAGCCGAACGCGTTCGACGGAAGCGACCAAGAGTTGGCCGAACTGCTCGCGATGCACGTCCGCGTATCTCTCTCGCGGGTTCGGTCGGACGAACGGCTCCGCCGAGAGCGGGACCTCCTCGCCGCGTTCTTCGAGAGTTCGGGCGAACCGGTCGTCCGCGTGCGCTTCGAGGGGTCCCGCGCGTGCATCGACCGCGTCAACCCGGCGTTCGAGCGCGTGTTCGGGCTCGACGAGGCGACCATCCGGGGCGACGCGCTCGACGACCACATCGTGCCGCCGGACGAGCACGACGTCGCGACACAGTTCAACGAGCGGTCGAGCGTGGGCGAACCAGTCGAGGCGGAGGTCCGCCGACTCACGGCGGAGGGGCCGCGTGAGTTCCTCTTCCGCTCTGTGCCGTTCCGCGGCGACGACGACGTCCCGATGGCGTACGGCATCTACGTGGACATCACGTCGCGGAAGCGCCGCGAGCGCGACCTCGAACGGTACCGGACCGTCGTCGAGAGCACGGGGGATCCGGTGTACACCCTCGACGCCGCGGGGTACATCACCTACGTCAACGAGGCGTTCGAGTCGATGACCGGGTACGACACCGAGGCGCTGCTCGGCGAGCACATGGGGCTGCTCGTCCCCGAAGCGGACGTCGAACGGAGCGAGGCGCTCATTCGCGACCTCCTGCGCGACGACGAACGGACGAACGACACCGTCGAACTCGACCTCGTGCGCGCCGACGGCACGCGCGTCAGGTGCGAGAACCACATCGCGTTGCTCCCGTTCGACGAGGAGTTCCAGGGGACCGCGGGGCCATCCGCGACATCACGGAGCGGAAGGCGCGAAAACGCGAACTGA
- a CDS encoding Lrp/AsnC family transcriptional regulator, which produces MTEVDLDDTDRAILRALQADARTPFSEIARQIDMSSATVHDRVSRLKEAGVIEGYHAKVNAQKVGYSTSAFVGLRIEQSREDAVEGFVDHLRDVEGVQEVHLTTGDWDVLIRVYAEDTEGLRELLFDNVAGVEGFGRSYTMVVLGTEHDDPVLPV; this is translated from the coding sequence GTGACTGAGGTCGACCTCGACGACACCGACCGGGCCATCCTGCGCGCGCTCCAGGCGGACGCGCGGACGCCGTTCAGCGAGATCGCCAGGCAGATCGACATGTCGTCGGCGACCGTCCACGACCGGGTCTCTCGGCTGAAGGAGGCGGGCGTCATCGAGGGCTACCACGCGAAGGTCAACGCCCAGAAGGTTGGGTACAGCACGTCGGCGTTCGTCGGCCTTCGCATCGAACAGAGCCGCGAGGACGCCGTCGAGGGGTTCGTCGACCACCTTCGGGACGTGGAGGGCGTCCAGGAGGTCCACCTCACTACGGGAGACTGGGACGTGCTCATCCGCGTCTACGCCGAGGACACGGAGGGGCTCAGGGAACTGCTGTTCGACAACGTCGCCGGGGTCGAAGGGTTCGGGCGGTCGTACACGATGGTCGTCCTCGGGACCGAACACGACGACCCGGTGTTGCCGGTCTGA
- a CDS encoding DUF63 family protein produces MATVSDRVGLDPERLWGALVAVLAAALVGGSVAFPRVVYDRFVWQYFWGPVEADAQSAVCAVRTAAGTEYLGSASACEAATGVVAYPGYTLVSEVGYMVTLLIALTGVVFLMRRLDIGRERRFFYALIPFVFFGGALRVVEDANDTPGTADALISYPLNTLFISPVIYFTVFAVTLVAVVVAVLLERQGSVDDYQRPLFVLGVVVLGLTLAYLASLAVTGSNSVTFYPQVILTMLVGATLAALATWALVERFAPHVNAGTGYIGLVVIWGHAVDGVANVIGLDWMTALGAGPNLVPKHPVNQFVVDFTASTLPPSILAVTGDAWPFLLVKLVAATFVVWVFEEGVFEESPRYTMLLLVAVLAVGLGPGTRDMLRATLGV; encoded by the coding sequence ATGGCAACGGTCTCAGACCGCGTCGGACTCGACCCCGAACGACTGTGGGGTGCGCTGGTGGCCGTCCTGGCCGCCGCGCTCGTCGGCGGGTCGGTCGCGTTCCCCCGCGTCGTCTACGACAGATTCGTCTGGCAGTACTTCTGGGGGCCGGTCGAGGCCGACGCCCAGTCGGCCGTCTGTGCGGTGCGGACCGCCGCGGGAACCGAGTATCTCGGGAGCGCCTCGGCGTGTGAGGCCGCGACGGGCGTGGTGGCGTACCCCGGCTACACGCTCGTTTCCGAGGTCGGTTACATGGTCACCCTGCTCATCGCCCTCACGGGCGTGGTGTTCCTCATGCGCCGCCTCGACATCGGGCGCGAACGGCGCTTTTTCTACGCGCTCATCCCGTTCGTCTTCTTCGGCGGCGCCCTCCGCGTCGTCGAGGACGCGAACGACACGCCCGGAACCGCGGACGCGCTCATCTCCTACCCACTCAACACGCTGTTCATCAGCCCCGTCATCTACTTCACCGTCTTCGCCGTGACGCTCGTCGCCGTCGTCGTCGCCGTGCTCCTCGAACGACAGGGGAGCGTCGACGACTACCAGCGACCCCTCTTCGTGCTGGGCGTCGTCGTCCTCGGACTCACGCTCGCGTACCTCGCGTCCCTCGCCGTGACCGGCAGCAACAGCGTCACGTTCTACCCGCAGGTCATCCTCACGATGCTCGTCGGGGCGACGCTCGCCGCGCTCGCGACCTGGGCGCTCGTCGAGCGGTTCGCCCCCCACGTCAACGCCGGCACCGGGTACATCGGCCTCGTCGTCATCTGGGGTCACGCGGTCGACGGCGTCGCCAACGTCATCGGTCTCGACTGGATGACGGCGCTCGGGGCCGGTCCGAACCTCGTCCCCAAACACCCGGTGAACCAGTTCGTCGTCGACTTCACCGCGTCGACGCTTCCCCCCTCGATTCTGGCCGTGACGGGCGACGCGTGGCCGTTCCTCCTCGTGAAACTCGTCGCCGCGACGTTCGTCGTCTGGGTCTTCGAGGAGGGCGTCTTCGAGGAGTCGCCGCGCTACACGATGCTGCTGCTCGTCGCCGTCCTCGCCGTGGGCCTCGGCCCCGGGACGCGCGACATGCTCCGGGCGACACTGGGCGTGTAG
- a CDS encoding DUF309 domain-containing protein: MDDHTRDPSVAPPLGNPTGWHRDRRQWEHATLRRATEHGVRLFNAGEYHASHDCFEDEWYNYGSGTTESAFLHGMVQVAAGAYKHVDFEDDAGMRSLFETALSYLRGTPHDFYGVDVADVRERLDAALSDPAALDGWRITLDDHQPEAYPADYDYVERLEHDH; this comes from the coding sequence ATGGACGACCACACACGCGACCCGAGTGTCGCCCCGCCGCTCGGCAACCCGACGGGGTGGCACCGTGACCGTCGGCAGTGGGAACACGCGACGCTCCGGCGCGCCACCGAACACGGCGTACGCCTGTTCAACGCCGGGGAGTACCACGCCTCCCACGACTGTTTCGAGGACGAGTGGTACAACTACGGGTCGGGGACGACCGAGAGCGCGTTCCTCCACGGGATGGTCCAGGTCGCCGCGGGCGCGTACAAACACGTCGACTTCGAGGACGACGCCGGCATGCGGTCGCTGTTCGAGACGGCGCTTTCGTATCTGCGCGGGACCCCACACGACTTCTACGGTGTCGACGTCGCCGACGTACGGGAGCGACTCGACGCGGCGCTGTCGGACCCGGCGGCGCTCGACGGCTGGCGGATCACTCTCGACGACCACCAACCCGAGGCGTATCCCGCCGACTACGACTACGTCGAGCGCCTCGAACACGACCACTGA
- a CDS encoding sensor histidine kinase — protein MREPHRVAPVRRGVPGDRGAIRDITERKARKRELKERNERLDEFASVVSHDLRNPLQVAQGHLDLARERIDGDDGSLDRVGNALDRIEAIVDDVLTLAREGTEAPDVSEVAVTDIARRAWDSVDTADARLVVETTLRVDADEKRLQRLFENLFRNSVEHGSTTPRSQARGDSVEHGSTNSQNTPRSDGSAEHSPTDGSDDSTVTVRVGHVEDDGAPRAFFVEDDGPGIDPDRRDQVFESGYSTSREGTGLGLDIVKAIATSHEWDVALSEGTLGGARFTFHLAD, from the coding sequence GTGCGAGAACCACATCGCGTTGCTCCCGTTCGACGAGGAGTTCCAGGGGACCGCGGGGCCATCCGCGACATCACGGAGCGGAAGGCGCGAAAACGCGAACTGAAAGAGCGGAACGAGCGCCTCGACGAGTTCGCTTCGGTCGTCTCACACGACCTGCGCAACCCCCTGCAGGTCGCACAGGGTCACCTCGACCTCGCCCGCGAGCGTATCGACGGCGACGACGGCTCGCTCGACCGCGTCGGGAACGCGCTCGACCGGATCGAGGCGATCGTCGACGACGTGCTGACGCTCGCCCGCGAGGGAACGGAAGCGCCGGACGTGTCCGAGGTCGCCGTCACCGACATTGCCCGGCGCGCGTGGGACTCCGTCGACACCGCCGACGCGCGCCTCGTGGTGGAGACGACGCTGCGCGTAGACGCGGACGAGAAACGGCTCCAGCGGCTGTTCGAGAACCTGTTTCGGAATTCGGTCGAACACGGTTCGACTACTCCCCGCTCGCAGGCTCGCGGGGATAGCGTGGAACACGGCTCGACGAACAGTCAGAACACGCCGCGTTCTGACGGTAGCGCGGAGCACAGCCCCACAGACGGCTCCGACGACTCGACGGTGACTGTCCGAGTGGGTCACGTCGAAGACGACGGGGCTCCGCGCGCGTTCTTCGTCGAGGACGACGGGCCGGGTATCGACCCCGACCGGCGCGACCAAGTGTTCGAGAGCGGCTACTCGACGAGTCGTGAGGGCACGGGCCTCGGCCTCGACATCGTCAAGGCCATCGCGACCTCCCACGAGTGGGACGTGGCTCTCTCCGAGGGTACCCTCGGCGGGGCGCGGTTCACGTTCCACCTCGCCGACTGA
- a CDS encoding YcaO-like family protein: MNVGLVGTGPAADAARAAFEDIDATVTTDADALSGTDLTVVVAPAGAEQFTRADDVCDRLVACEVGGVGGHALEGVDAAVSVFTPDSARFSDLSLRVASTVDDSDSRPTGDRSAVRFAGAVAGRRAVRLLAGEPIGGTVVEIPGAERRFLPVPDGSRDRTLDRSWRSVPLDDALDRAERAMDDRVGLLTQVGERESFPIPYYLAGTADTTTYSDARAAAFAAGADPDWDRAFMKALGEGLERYCAGVYRYSEFVVAPETNRARPVSPARFARPDGYRQVDREERIAWVEGEHLATGEQVSLPAEFVHYPPPDERHKPAITTGLGLGNSGAEALLSGLYEVVERDATMLAWYSTFDPLGLDVDDDRFETLVKRARAEELDVTPLLVTQDVDVPVVAVAVHRDPERESDEAWPRFAMGSGADLDPVAAARSALAEALQNWMELRSMGPERAADEKAAIGDYAEFPSHARRFVECDATVPAASVGPDPLPEGEAELAAAVDRVTDAGLDAYAARTTTRDVAELGFEAVRVLIPEAQPLFTGEPFFTERAETVPEELGFEPRLDREYHPYP; encoded by the coding sequence ATGAACGTCGGACTCGTCGGCACGGGCCCCGCTGCGGACGCGGCCCGTGCCGCCTTCGAGGACATCGACGCGACCGTGACGACGGACGCCGACGCGCTCTCGGGGACGGACCTCACGGTTGTCGTCGCTCCCGCCGGGGCCGAGCAGTTCACTCGGGCCGACGACGTCTGTGACCGACTCGTCGCCTGTGAGGTCGGCGGCGTCGGCGGTCACGCGCTCGAAGGCGTCGACGCGGCCGTGTCGGTGTTCACCCCCGACTCCGCCCGCTTCTCGGACCTCTCTCTCCGCGTCGCGTCGACGGTCGACGACTCGGACTCGCGCCCGACCGGCGACCGAAGCGCCGTTCGGTTCGCGGGAGCGGTCGCGGGGCGGCGTGCGGTCCGGCTCCTCGCGGGGGAACCGATCGGTGGCACCGTCGTCGAGATTCCGGGAGCGGAGCGACGGTTCCTCCCGGTCCCCGACGGGTCGCGTGACCGGACGCTCGACCGCTCGTGGCGGTCGGTCCCGCTCGACGACGCCCTCGACCGTGCGGAGCGAGCGATGGACGACCGGGTCGGCCTCCTCACCCAGGTCGGCGAACGCGAGTCGTTTCCGATCCCGTACTACCTGGCTGGAACCGCCGACACGACGACGTACAGCGACGCCCGTGCGGCGGCGTTCGCCGCCGGGGCCGACCCCGACTGGGACCGGGCGTTCATGAAGGCGCTCGGTGAGGGACTCGAACGGTACTGCGCCGGCGTCTACCGGTACTCGGAGTTCGTCGTCGCCCCGGAGACGAACCGCGCGCGTCCGGTCTCGCCCGCACGGTTCGCCCGTCCCGACGGCTATCGACAGGTCGACCGCGAGGAGCGCATCGCCTGGGTCGAAGGCGAACACCTCGCGACGGGCGAGCAGGTCTCCCTGCCCGCGGAGTTCGTCCACTACCCGCCCCCCGACGAGCGGCACAAGCCGGCGATCACGACCGGGCTGGGGCTCGGAAACTCCGGCGCCGAAGCGCTGCTCTCGGGGCTGTACGAGGTCGTCGAGCGCGACGCGACGATGCTCGCGTGGTACTCGACGTTCGACCCGCTCGGGCTCGACGTCGACGACGACCGGTTCGAGACGCTGGTCAAACGCGCGCGGGCCGAGGAGTTGGACGTGACGCCGCTGCTCGTGACACAGGACGTCGACGTGCCCGTGGTCGCTGTCGCGGTCCACCGCGACCCGGAGCGGGAGTCGGACGAGGCCTGGCCCCGGTTCGCAATGGGTTCGGGGGCCGACCTCGATCCGGTCGCCGCCGCACGGAGTGCGCTCGCCGAAGCGCTCCAGAACTGGATGGAGTTGCGGTCGATGGGTCCCGAACGGGCGGCCGACGAGAAAGCCGCTATCGGTGACTACGCCGAGTTTCCCTCGCACGCCCGGCGATTCGTCGAGTGCGACGCAACCGTTCCTGCGGCGTCCGTCGGCCCCGATCCGCTTCCCGAAGGCGAGGCCGAACTGGCGGCGGCCGTCGACCGCGTGACCGACGCCGGGCTGGACGCCTACGCCGCGCGGACGACGACGCGCGACGTCGCGGAACTGGGGTTCGAGGCCGTCCGCGTCCTGATCCCGGAGGCGCAGCCGCTCTTCACGGGCGAGCCGTTCTTCACCGAACGGGCCGAGACCGTTCCCGAGGAGTTAGGATTCGAGCCACGACTCGACAGGGAGTACCATCCCTACCCCTAG
- a CDS encoding inositol monophosphatase family protein: METDSDAAARAHVAEQAARVGAAVAAGGFRRDIPVETKGEKTDVVTQADRDAQARVIDCIHSAYEANAIVGEEEDELKSVPEEGPTWVIDPIDGTNNFVRGFQVWCTAVAAVRDGEPVASAIAAPELDDVYVGDGERATRNGDPVSVSTRTDPEACSVLPTMWWGRERRDEYAVACREIVERFGDLRRVGSAQVTLAMLAAGAVDGIVTNVYANPWDTVAGVHLIRLAGGTVTDVHGDPWRHDSHGLVASNGEIHDDLLATAAEIEAVARD; encoded by the coding sequence ATGGAGACTGACTCGGACGCGGCGGCGCGGGCGCACGTCGCAGAACAGGCCGCCCGCGTCGGCGCTGCCGTCGCCGCTGGCGGGTTCCGACGGGACATCCCCGTCGAGACGAAAGGCGAGAAGACCGACGTGGTCACCCAGGCCGACCGAGACGCACAGGCGCGGGTCATCGACTGCATCCACTCGGCGTACGAGGCGAACGCCATCGTCGGCGAGGAGGAGGACGAACTCAAGTCGGTGCCGGAGGAGGGCCCGACGTGGGTCATCGACCCCATCGACGGGACGAACAATTTCGTCAGGGGGTTTCAGGTGTGGTGTACGGCCGTCGCGGCGGTGCGTGACGGCGAACCAGTCGCCTCGGCGATAGCCGCGCCGGAACTCGACGACGTCTACGTCGGCGACGGGGAGAGGGCGACCCGGAACGGCGACCCCGTCTCGGTCAGCACGCGGACGGACCCCGAGGCGTGTTCGGTCCTGCCGACGATGTGGTGGGGGCGCGAGCGGAGAGACGAGTACGCCGTCGCCTGCCGCGAAATCGTCGAACGCTTCGGCGACCTTCGACGGGTGGGCAGCGCACAGGTGACGCTGGCGATGCTCGCGGCCGGTGCCGTCGACGGCATCGTCACGAACGTCTACGCGAACCCGTGGGACACGGTCGCCGGCGTCCACCTGATCCGTCTCGCAGGCGGGACTGTCACGGACGTCCACGGCGACCCCTGGCGGCACGACTCCCACGGACTGGTCGCGTCGAACGGCGAGATACACGACGACCTGCTCGCGACCGCCGCGGAAATCGAGGCGGTGGCCCGTGACTGA